A segment of the Bacillota bacterium genome:
GTCATGGTGGCACACATCCGGACTTGGCTGCCAGACGACGCCCTCGATGTGCTCGAGCGGCAGTTCAGCGATGTGAGCATCTGGGCCAGCGCCCGTCCATCGGCGAGATCACGGATTGTCCTCGGCGTGAGGAAACCCGCTTCGAGCAAAGACCCAATGGCCAGGGATCGCATGGTCCTGATGGATGCCGCTCCGTCACTCCCTCCGGGCGATGGAAAGCCCACCTACAAGGTACCGGGCGGAACGATGGAGGTTGCGACGTTCATCGGGGACGCCATTTCGGACTGCCAAGCCGAGCGCTACCTCACCATGTCCAGCGCCTACGAGGCGCTGGACAAGCGGTGTCAAAAGTGGAGGGCCGTTGAGTCCCGGATTGGCAGGCCGCCCTGTGAGCTGCACAAGGGCCACATAGCGATGTTGCTTGTGGCTGGCCAACTCGACGGCGCAATTGGCGAAGGACCGGACGCGCATGTGGTGCTCGGCTCAGTCAAACGAGCTGAGAGAATCGAGGATGTCACGGAAGAAGGGGAAGAGGAATCCGGCGAAAGCGCGGTCATTTCGGAAAGCCGGGTCCTCACCTTCGACTCGACGGTGAAGATACTCACGAAGCAAGGCGAGATGATCACGTTCGGGGAGGGTGAGGGAACTGATACGCCTGCTCTGTAACGATCCAGAGACGAATGAGCTCGCGGCGGTCCACGCTTCGACGGCAGTGCTGTCTGGGCCGCCGACACGGCAAAACGGATCCTGGGGGCCTTTCTGCAAGATCACAATGCCGTTGGTCGATGTGCTGGCCCCAAGGACTAAGGTGGCCACCGCTATAAGGGCTCTGACCAAGGGTAGGCGAGTCACCTCGATCTGGGCGNNNNNNNNNNATCGAGGTGACTGTTCGCGGCAGCCGCGAGTTCTGCCCCGTGACGATGCCACTCGGTTCGCGCGTGCTCGCCAGGCATTGGGTGGACAGGAACGTGTGCCACCTGGTCATCGGAACACCGCGGATACTGAACGGCATCGTCTGGCCAGGCGACGATGAAGACGAGATCCTCTATCGGCTGATCCGGGAAAGATGTAACACACCGTTCCTTAAAGAATGGCTTTCCTTCGTCAGAAAGAGCGGTCTCTGCAAGTCCTACTACGTCCTCGGCAATCAGCGGTTCCGCGTGGTGGAACCGCGGTTTGAGCACATGGGAAAGCCCTTCGCTCTCTGGATCTGTGACGGGCTTAAGAAGGGACAGATCGCCATCCCGGGCGCTGCTCCGGGGCCGTCCCGGCTCGACCGTAGAGGGGAGCTGGAGGACTATCTCAAGAGCTTCGCGCCCGACTTGGCAAGGAAGATACAGGCCATTTGCGCCCCGTTGCACACGGCTTCTGATCAGAACGACCCCAAAACGGAGGAGCTTCTGCGGAAACCGTTCCCTGCCCAGGCGGCCGTCGCCCAGGGTTTGGCCAAGAGTCTGGCGTCTCGCCACATGGCTTTTCTAGTTGGCGAGATGGGGACGGGAAAGACACTGATATCCTTGCTAGTGGCCCATCTCATGCTCGGCGACAACTACCGGGTGCTCGTGATGTGTCCTGCCCACCTTGTCGGCAAGTGGCAGAGAGAAATCGCGAACACCATACCCGGGGCGAAACCCCGGATACTTAAGAGCTGGCGCGAGGCCGCCTCAATACTGACGCGGGGCAAGCCTGCTGGGAGGCTCTTCTACATTGTCTCCAAGGAGACTGCCAAGCTCGGATATGTGCTGCGGCCGGCCGTGCTGGAGCGC
Coding sequences within it:
- a CDS encoding DEAD/DEAH box helicase family protein, with the translated sequence IEVTVRGSREFCPVTMPLGSRVLARHWVDRNVCHLVIGTPRILNGIVWPGDDEDEILYRLIRERCNTPFLKEWLSFVRKSGLCKSYYVLGNQRFRVVEPRFEHMGKPFALWICDGLKKGQIAIPGAAPGPSRLDRRGELEDYLKSFAPDLARKIQAICAPLHTASDQNDPKTEELLRKPFPAQAAVAQGLAKSLASRHMAFLVGEMGTGKTLISLLVAHLMLGDNYRVLVMCPAHLVGKWQREIANTIPGAKPRILKSWREAASILTRGKPAGRLFYIVSKETAKLGYVLRPAVLERHGGLFCPSCGEPLGSARKTRFEPFTKDDFKNRNSRNSFCGECGNALWTADAKGPRKIPAADFIKKRLPKGYFDLLIADEMQDYKGRTAQGIAFSTLVRKAKKA